A portion of the Anaerolineae bacterium genome contains these proteins:
- a CDS encoding glycerol-3-phosphate acyltransferase, with product MIWGILAIIALSYLIGSIPFSYIVARLIAGKDVRYEGEGNVGARNVWHLAGPLPGLLAGFLDVSKGFVVYRLASHFTSNELIIYLAGLAAVLGHGFPLFLKGRGGKGISVALGFLLNVIPQAILLGVILLSLAWAVTRNFNVSAGVGLGSMVLLALLWVPLGEWLKILGLMMILAFKKILDRPHETAVRQKSGWFEPKGVIQR from the coding sequence ATGATTTGGGGAATTCTCGCAATTATAGCTTTATCTTATCTTATCGGTTCAATACCCTTTTCATACATCGTAGCTCGCCTAATTGCCGGTAAGGATGTCCGTTACGAAGGCGAAGGCAACGTGGGGGCAAGAAATGTCTGGCATCTTGCTGGCCCCCTCCCCGGCCTCCTGGCGGGATTTCTGGATGTTTCCAAGGGGTTTGTTGTTTACAGGCTCGCCTCTCACTTTACCAGTAATGAGCTAATTATCTACCTGGCCGGTCTGGCTGCAGTTCTCGGACACGGTTTCCCCCTTTTTCTCAAAGGCCGAGGAGGTAAGGGAATCTCGGTAGCACTGGGCTTTCTGCTCAATGTTATACCTCAGGCTATATTGCTGGGGGTGATACTCCTGAGCCTTGCCTGGGCCGTAACCCGCAACTTCAACGTCAGCGCTGGTGTCGGTCTCGGCTCCATGGTCCTGCTGGCTTTGCTGTGGGTTCCTTTAGGGGAGTGGCTTAAGATTCTGGGTTTAATGATGATTCTGGCTTTTAAGAAAATCCTGGATCGCCCCCACGAGACCGCTGTGCGCCAGAAAAGCGGCTGGTTTGAGCCAAAAGGCGTGATTCAGCGCTAA
- the ppcA gene encoding phosphoenolpyruvate carboxylase, which produces MIKIPRAMSTQHPDNVSLPFFAETPDMSGEDEIQEAYYAFSHLGCDEQMWDSEGKEVDDFVVKKLLTRYPHFFKKKRLGEEVFLTLRVPNPSVEKEEAKILVEALESIPRSMDAARLFYGDTSPSPIFEVILPMTTSAEELNQVYFFYKNFISGKQNQPIFEGSVTVAEWVGEFLPEKINVIPLFEDVTYILKADEILREYLRDKPESYLRVFLARSDPALNYGVVAAILANKIALRKIHKLSQELEKEFYPILGTGSPPFRGNLTPYTVDYVLSEYPYVETFTVQSAFKYDYPIEDVISAIKKIKNFVRYPPEDFEEKFALMVIEKTSREYRAIIEQIADLINFLARYVPRRRMRKLHIGLFGYSRQLGRVTLPRAISFCAACYSLGLPPEILGLSALTQEELHELKSIYRNLEFDLSIALKYFNPKVLEIIPSVKKPLLEALNLINSLNIKVEPDLEHREITGRIVKDLKRDFYARLTDLIVEAGLLRRFLG; this is translated from the coding sequence ATGATCAAAATACCGCGGGCCATGTCCACCCAGCATCCCGATAATGTCTCTCTGCCCTTTTTTGCTGAAACTCCTGACATGTCAGGAGAGGATGAAATTCAGGAAGCCTATTACGCTTTCTCCCACCTGGGATGTGATGAACAGATGTGGGACAGCGAGGGAAAAGAAGTAGACGACTTCGTGGTTAAGAAGCTGCTTACGAGATACCCCCATTTCTTCAAAAAAAAGCGCCTTGGAGAAGAGGTCTTTTTGACTTTACGGGTGCCTAACCCTTCTGTGGAGAAAGAGGAGGCCAAAATTCTGGTTGAAGCCCTGGAGAGCATTCCACGTTCTATGGATGCAGCCAGGCTTTTTTACGGAGATACGTCTCCTTCTCCCATCTTTGAAGTAATACTTCCCATGACCACTTCTGCAGAGGAGTTAAATCAAGTGTATTTCTTTTATAAGAACTTCATCTCAGGCAAACAGAATCAGCCCATTTTTGAAGGATCTGTAACGGTTGCGGAGTGGGTCGGAGAATTTTTACCGGAAAAAATTAATGTGATTCCACTTTTTGAAGATGTGACTTATATACTGAAAGCGGATGAAATTCTCAGAGAATACCTCAGAGACAAACCAGAGAGCTACCTGCGAGTTTTCCTGGCGAGGTCCGATCCTGCCTTAAACTATGGCGTCGTGGCAGCGATTCTCGCTAACAAAATTGCTTTGAGGAAAATTCACAAACTCTCTCAGGAGCTGGAAAAAGAATTCTACCCCATTTTGGGAACAGGTTCTCCGCCTTTCCGGGGCAATCTCACACCCTATACGGTGGATTATGTGCTTTCAGAATACCCCTACGTTGAGACCTTCACCGTGCAGTCCGCTTTCAAGTACGACTATCCCATCGAAGACGTAATATCCGCTATAAAAAAGATTAAAAATTTCGTAAGGTATCCTCCGGAGGATTTTGAGGAAAAGTTCGCCCTAATGGTTATCGAAAAGACCTCCCGGGAATATAGGGCTATCATTGAACAAATAGCAGACCTGATCAACTTTCTTGCTCGCTATGTGCCAAGGAGGAGAATGAGGAAGCTTCACATAGGACTTTTCGGTTATTCGCGCCAGCTTGGAAGGGTTACTCTTCCGAGAGCCATAAGTTTCTGCGCGGCCTGTTATTCTCTGGGACTTCCCCCAGAAATTCTCGGGCTTTCAGCCCTGACGCAAGAAGAACTTCACGAACTTAAATCTATTTATCGGAACCTGGAATTTGATCTCTCCATTGCGCTGAAATATTTCAATCCGAAGGTGTTGGAAATAATTCCCTCGGTTAAAAAACCTCTGCTTGAGGCTTTAAACCTTATAAACTCTCTAAACATCAAGGTGGAACCCGATTTGGAGCACCGCGAAATCACGGGGAGGATAGTAAAGGATTTAAAAAGAGACTTTTATGCTCGTTTAACGGATCTTATTGTAGAAGCCGGGCTTCTCAGAAGGTTTCTGGGCTAA
- the nusA gene encoding transcription termination factor NusA, translated as MKNEVILAIKQLSEERKLPPDIILKAAEDAVASAYKKDYGPAMNVRAKIDVKTGQIKIFVDKMVVETVTNPKTQISLEEALKINPEARIGQMISVENTPPGFGRIAAQNARQVILQRIREAEKDYVYSTLADKEGELILGVIQKVDHATGNVIVNIDKLEAIMPPKERIPGEKYQVNQKMLFYIVEVYKSGAGPRIILSRAHKNFLKRLFEREVPEIAQGLVEIKAIAREAGSRSKVAVKAIQPGLDPIGTCVGQKGVRIQNIQKELNGEKVEVIEWSLDPAAFIANAMSPARVIKVILQKTEEGRTATVIVPDNQLSLAIGKEGQNARLVAKLTGWRIDIKSESEARAEGLLEGEEDKRDLLSIAQAILTGQKPEVILAQKAPPELPELESEQLPVQGETSPEPAEPEEVTPQEGEAEGFSLEYLQEELLKIKSFGLDEEKPKKRRK; from the coding sequence ATGAAAAATGAAGTGATATTAGCCATAAAGCAGCTGAGTGAGGAGAGAAAACTACCACCAGATATAATCCTCAAGGCGGCCGAAGATGCTGTAGCTTCCGCCTACAAAAAAGACTATGGCCCGGCCATGAACGTGAGGGCCAAAATAGATGTGAAAACCGGGCAGATAAAGATCTTTGTGGATAAAATGGTCGTGGAAACAGTAACTAACCCTAAAACCCAGATTTCTCTGGAGGAAGCTCTGAAAATAAACCCTGAAGCTCGCATAGGCCAGATGATATCGGTGGAAAACACCCCGCCTGGCTTCGGCCGTATTGCTGCTCAGAACGCAAGACAGGTTATCCTGCAACGCATAAGGGAAGCCGAAAAAGACTACGTCTACAGCACCCTGGCTGACAAAGAGGGTGAGCTTATACTTGGCGTTATTCAAAAAGTAGATCATGCCACAGGCAACGTTATCGTCAATATAGATAAGCTTGAAGCCATAATGCCTCCGAAGGAGAGAATCCCCGGGGAAAAGTATCAGGTTAACCAGAAAATGCTCTTCTACATTGTAGAAGTTTACAAATCAGGGGCTGGGCCCAGGATTATCCTTTCCAGAGCTCATAAGAATTTCCTGAAGCGGCTCTTTGAAAGGGAGGTCCCAGAAATAGCCCAGGGCCTCGTGGAAATCAAGGCTATAGCCCGGGAGGCGGGCTCTCGCTCCAAAGTGGCCGTAAAGGCCATCCAGCCAGGCCTCGACCCCATAGGGACATGTGTAGGCCAAAAGGGAGTCAGAATCCAGAATATTCAAAAGGAGCTCAATGGGGAAAAGGTTGAAGTAATAGAATGGAGCCTGGATCCAGCTGCTTTTATAGCCAATGCCATGAGCCCTGCCAGGGTTATTAAAGTTATCCTGCAGAAAACTGAAGAAGGCAGAACTGCTACCGTAATAGTTCCCGATAACCAGCTTTCACTGGCAATAGGTAAAGAGGGTCAAAACGCCAGGCTTGTGGCTAAACTTACAGGCTGGCGGATTGATATAAAGAGTGAAAGTGAGGCCAGGGCTGAAGGTCTGCTGGAAGGGGAGGAAGATAAGAGGGACCTCTTATCCATAGCTCAAGCTATCCTTACCGGGCAGAAACCTGAGGTTATATTGGCTCAGAAGGCTCCGCCTGAACTTCCTGAACTGGAATCAGAACAGCTTCCTGTTCAGGGTGAAACCTCTCCAGAGCCCGCCGAACCGGAAGAAGTCACCCCCCAAGAGGGAGAGGCTGAAGGGTTTTCTCTGGAATACCTTCAGGAAGAACTCCTCAAGATAAAATCCTTTGGCCTGGATGAGGAAAAGCCTAAGAAAAGGAGAAAGTAA
- a CDS encoding YlxR family protein produces MSPKHIPMRTCVGCREVKPKQAMMRIVRTTDGQIEVDPKGKKPGRGAYLCLRKSCWETALRRRSLDYALKIAVPPEVEERLKKLAQLIPEEELVGITWQEKEKLVTSLYNGGENAS; encoded by the coding sequence ATGTCACCCAAGCACATACCCATGCGCACCTGTGTGGGCTGCCGGGAGGTCAAGCCCAAACAGGCGATGATGAGGATTGTCAGGACAACGGATGGACAGATTGAGGTAGACCCAAAAGGTAAGAAGCCTGGGCGAGGTGCTTACCTTTGCCTTAGGAAAAGCTGTTGGGAGACAGCCCTGAGGCGCAGAAGTCTTGATTACGCCCTTAAAATTGCAGTTCCGCCAGAGGTGGAAGAGAGGCTTAAAAAGCTGGCCCAGCTTATCCCTGAAGAGGAGCTTGTGGGAATAACCTGGCAGGAAAAAGAGAAGCTGGTGACCAGCCTCTATAATGGAGGAGAAAATGCCAGTTGA
- the infB gene encoding translation initiation factor IF-2, whose translation MPVDEKIRKKGRKFPKKGFAGKKFKPKPRPKVILEEEPAPPEPPPSKKIVIPDSITVRELAQLMNISPIDVIKELMKNGVMANINQRLDRDTAVIVAEELGFTVEEPAPPPVEELPPAPKTIRQLIYEGEPPEKMVPRPPVVTVLGHVDHGKTTLLDAIRHTNVAAGEVGGITQKIGAYQVDVNGKKITFIDTPGHEAFTAMRARGAQVTDIAVLVVAADDGVMPQTLEAIDHARAAQVPIIVAINKIDKPEANVERVKRQLAEVGLIPEEWGGNTICVPISAKKGIGIDELLENILLVAELEGLKANPNRPAVGTVIEGKMDERRGPVATVLVQNGSLRRGEIIVVDDIYGRVRAMFNDRGEPINEAPPSTPALVLGLPEVPPAGALFEVVRNEKEAKAIVEKRRAEKAVPKPAPQVITLEALHQMMQAGEVKELNVIIKADAYGSLEPIVSSLSKMSTEDLRIKIIHKGTGNVSESDVMLAVASKGLVIGFNVDVDPAARALAENEKVEIRLYQVIYHLLEDVEKALKGLLEPEVKEKILGHAQVRAIFRVAKGQVAGVYVLDGVVVRGARARIIRNGELVYDGKVASLRRFTEDVKEVRQGFECGVGLESFGDFVIGDIIEIYERVKVV comes from the coding sequence ATGCCAGTTGATGAGAAAATTCGCAAAAAAGGGAGAAAGTTTCCCAAAAAGGGGTTTGCAGGCAAAAAATTTAAGCCCAAGCCGCGCCCCAAGGTGATCCTTGAGGAGGAGCCAGCGCCTCCAGAACCCCCTCCCTCGAAGAAAATCGTCATTCCAGACAGTATTACGGTCAGGGAGCTGGCCCAGCTTATGAACATAAGCCCTATTGATGTGATCAAAGAGCTTATGAAAAACGGGGTTATGGCTAACATAAACCAGCGCCTTGACCGAGATACGGCTGTCATTGTAGCTGAGGAACTGGGCTTCACAGTGGAAGAGCCTGCTCCACCTCCGGTAGAAGAACTTCCTCCGGCCCCCAAAACCATACGCCAACTTATCTACGAAGGCGAACCGCCTGAAAAGATGGTGCCAAGGCCTCCAGTTGTTACTGTATTGGGCCATGTGGACCATGGTAAGACCACACTTCTGGATGCTATTCGCCATACCAATGTGGCGGCAGGGGAGGTGGGAGGGATAACTCAGAAGATAGGGGCTTACCAGGTGGATGTAAATGGCAAAAAGATAACCTTCATAGATACCCCTGGCCACGAAGCTTTTACTGCCATGAGGGCAAGAGGTGCTCAGGTAACTGATATAGCCGTGCTGGTGGTAGCTGCTGACGATGGGGTAATGCCCCAAACGCTGGAAGCAATTGACCACGCCAGAGCCGCTCAGGTTCCGATAATTGTAGCTATCAACAAAATTGACAAACCTGAAGCTAATGTAGAGAGGGTCAAGCGCCAGCTGGCAGAAGTAGGCCTCATCCCGGAGGAATGGGGAGGTAATACCATATGTGTTCCGATATCGGCTAAAAAGGGCATAGGGATTGATGAACTTCTGGAGAATATACTTCTGGTAGCGGAGCTGGAAGGGCTAAAGGCCAACCCCAACCGCCCTGCTGTTGGGACGGTTATTGAAGGCAAGATGGACGAAAGGCGCGGCCCTGTAGCCACCGTGCTGGTCCAGAACGGAAGTCTGCGCCGCGGAGAGATCATCGTAGTAGATGATATTTACGGACGGGTCAGGGCTATGTTTAATGACCGGGGAGAGCCTATAAATGAGGCCCCTCCGTCCACACCTGCTCTCGTCCTGGGTCTGCCCGAGGTTCCCCCAGCTGGTGCGCTGTTTGAGGTGGTCAGGAATGAAAAAGAGGCCAAGGCTATAGTGGAAAAGCGCCGTGCTGAAAAGGCTGTACCTAAACCAGCACCACAGGTGATAACGCTGGAAGCTCTGCATCAGATGATGCAGGCAGGGGAGGTGAAAGAACTTAACGTTATCATTAAAGCCGATGCTTACGGTTCTCTGGAGCCCATTGTAAGCTCATTAAGCAAAATGAGTACTGAAGACCTGCGCATCAAAATAATTCATAAGGGGACAGGGAACGTAAGCGAGTCCGATGTAATGCTGGCAGTGGCTTCAAAGGGCCTGGTTATAGGCTTTAACGTGGATGTAGATCCAGCAGCGCGGGCTCTGGCCGAAAACGAGAAGGTTGAAATTCGTTTGTATCAGGTAATTTACCATCTCCTGGAAGATGTGGAAAAGGCTCTCAAAGGCTTGTTGGAGCCCGAAGTTAAGGAAAAGATTCTGGGTCATGCTCAGGTTAGAGCTATATTCAGAGTAGCTAAAGGTCAGGTAGCGGGAGTTTACGTCCTGGATGGAGTTGTTGTAAGGGGAGCAAGAGCCAGGATAATCCGCAACGGAGAGCTGGTATACGATGGCAAAGTAGCTTCCCTGCGCCGATTCACAGAGGACGTTAAAGAGGTCCGCCAGGGGTTTGAGTGCGGGGTTGGTCTTGAGAGCTTTGGGGATTTTGTGATAGGCGATATCATTGAAATTTACGAAAGGGTGAAGGTGGTTTAA
- the rbfA gene encoding 30S ribosome-binding factor RbfA gives MVKSMTRRQKRVGELIRREISTLLERKVKDPRLSFVTVTDVEVTFDLKDAFIYVSAPEGQVRKEEILEGFERASGFLRHELAQNLRIKFIPRLNFVWDDSLERGQRINQLLREIKERENVQRSDSQEP, from the coding sequence ATGGTTAAATCCATGACCCGTCGTCAGAAAAGGGTTGGAGAACTAATTCGGCGGGAGATAAGCACTTTGCTGGAAAGAAAAGTCAAAGACCCCCGTCTGAGTTTCGTAACGGTGACAGATGTGGAGGTTACTTTTGATCTCAAAGACGCCTTCATTTACGTCAGCGCTCCGGAGGGTCAGGTGCGCAAGGAAGAAATCCTGGAAGGCTTTGAAAGGGCTTCGGGTTTCCTGCGCCATGAGCTGGCCCAGAATCTCCGCATCAAATTTATCCCCCGCCTTAATTTTGTTTGGGATGATTCTCTGGAACGGGGGCAGCGCATTAACCAGCTCCTCCGGGAGATAAAAGAAAGGGAAAATGTCCAAAGAAGCGATAGTCAAGAGCCTTAA
- a CDS encoding bifunctional oligoribonuclease/PAP phosphatase NrnA codes for MSKEAIVKSLNEANKILILTHIDPDGDAIGSVLGLGLALEKIGKKVIMACQDPVPRRFLYLPGSQRIIPYPSGSFEVVVSLDVNDIKRLGKAYHKELLGHLPLLNIDHHITNLYFGTLNWVEPQAAATAEMVLELLDELHAPIESDVALCLLNGIVTDTQGFRTASTTAKTLEAALRLQKAGANLHQVMTYAFNHHSLKMLQLWSKLLGRVQFKDGIIWVDKPRSILQELELVEDNDSGLVNFLLGVEGVKIAVIFTEKPGGEVDVSLRSAPGIDLSTVAVKLGGGGHPQAAGCRLKGSLEEVKKIVLEELFKFT; via the coding sequence ATGTCCAAAGAAGCGATAGTCAAGAGCCTTAACGAAGCCAATAAAATCCTGATTCTAACCCACATTGACCCCGATGGAGATGCTATTGGTTCTGTGCTTGGGCTGGGTTTAGCACTAGAGAAGATCGGGAAAAAGGTGATTATGGCCTGCCAGGACCCAGTCCCCAGACGGTTCCTCTATCTGCCGGGAAGCCAGAGGATAATCCCATACCCCTCCGGTTCCTTTGAAGTGGTGGTATCTCTTGACGTTAACGATATCAAGCGATTGGGGAAAGCTTACCATAAAGAGCTCCTGGGCCATTTGCCTCTTTTAAACATCGATCATCACATCACTAACCTCTACTTTGGAACTCTCAACTGGGTAGAGCCGCAGGCGGCGGCTACAGCCGAAATGGTGCTGGAACTCCTTGATGAGCTCCATGCACCCATTGAGTCGGATGTGGCCCTTTGTCTCCTCAACGGCATTGTTACGGATACCCAGGGCTTTCGGACGGCCAGCACTACTGCCAAAACTCTGGAAGCGGCTTTACGGCTTCAGAAGGCTGGGGCAAACCTCCATCAGGTTATGACTTACGCCTTTAACCACCATTCCCTGAAGATGCTTCAGCTCTGGAGCAAACTCCTGGGACGGGTACAGTTCAAGGATGGAATTATATGGGTAGACAAACCCCGCTCAATTCTGCAGGAACTGGAGCTGGTAGAAGACAATGACTCTGGACTGGTGAATTTCCTTTTGGGGGTAGAGGGGGTCAAAATAGCGGTTATCTTCACCGAAAAACCTGGCGGGGAAGTGGATGTAAGCCTGCGCTCCGCGCCCGGGATAGACCTCTCAACGGTCGCGGTCAAACTCGGAGGAGGTGGCCATCCCCAGGCTGCTGGCTGTCGCCTTAAGGGGAGTTTGGAGGAGGTTAAGAAAATAGTGCTGGAAGAACTTTTCAAGTTCACCTAA
- the truB gene encoding tRNA pseudouridine(55) synthase TruB, translating to MKPELSGILNINKPRGLTSHDVVDRVRKISGVRKVGHAGTLDPIATGVLVICLGKATKLVRFITESPKTYRTTLRLGISTNTHDAEGEVVREAPVNTSMEEIKEALKEFTGTIEQIPPLFSAIKVKGKRLYELAREGKEVSPPPRRVEIYRLELLEWDNPFLTLEIECSHGTYIRALARDLGERLGCGAHVAALTRLKSGRFTLEEAVTLEELETAGLKRYLIPAEIAVADLPAVILEKGEEKRIRFGQKVKGNPQGGEGLHKVYSFDGRFLGLVEWDKTAKMWQPRLVL from the coding sequence ATGAAACCTGAACTTTCGGGAATTCTCAACATCAATAAACCCAGAGGCCTTACCTCCCACGATGTAGTGGACAGAGTACGGAAAATAAGTGGGGTCCGAAAAGTCGGGCATGCTGGGACTCTTGACCCCATAGCTACAGGTGTTTTAGTTATATGCCTGGGGAAAGCTACTAAGCTCGTCCGTTTTATAACCGAAAGCCCGAAGACTTACAGAACCACACTGCGTTTGGGCATAAGCACTAACACTCACGATGCCGAAGGCGAGGTGGTCCGGGAGGCACCCGTAAACACCTCTATGGAAGAGATCAAAGAAGCCCTTAAGGAGTTTACCGGCACTATAGAACAAATCCCGCCTTTGTTTTCAGCTATAAAAGTAAAAGGGAAACGCCTTTACGAGCTGGCCCGAGAAGGCAAAGAAGTAAGCCCTCCTCCCCGGAGGGTAGAAATTTACCGCCTGGAACTATTGGAGTGGGATAACCCTTTCCTTACTCTGGAGATAGAATGTTCCCATGGAACTTACATAAGAGCCTTAGCCAGGGACCTAGGAGAAAGGCTTGGGTGTGGTGCCCATGTGGCAGCGCTGACCCGGCTTAAAAGTGGGCGGTTCACTCTGGAAGAAGCTGTAACCCTTGAGGAACTGGAAACAGCTGGACTTAAACGATATTTGATCCCGGCAGAAATAGCCGTGGCCGATCTTCCCGCTGTTATTTTGGAAAAGGGTGAAGAGAAAAGGATCCGCTTTGGTCAAAAGGTGAAGGGCAACCCTCAGGGAGGTGAAGGACTTCACAAAGTTTACTCCTTTGATGGGCGGTTTTTAGGCCTGGTGGAATGGGATAAGACTGCTAAGATGTGGCAACCGAGACTTGTGCTGTAG
- a CDS encoding bifunctional riboflavin kinase/FAD synthetase has product MQLIDNFSQAYINIESFITIGAFDGVHRGHQHLIRTLVREAHEKGFLAGLVTFHPHPSVVLNPSNPTRYLTTPGEKVSILEKMDLDLVAILPFDEKMARTPAREFIGLLCKHLNLKELWVGADFALGFRREGNVEVLKELGREMGFMVRVVEPLYFKGEIISSTRIRKLIALGEVREAAQLLGRYYSLAGEVVRGEGRGRSLGFPTANLEVRPERVIPADGVYVTYVRVGRDRLWGVTNVGIRPTFDGGKRLVETYILNFEGDLYGYDLVVEFVERLRPEMKFPSVEELTRQIREDVEKALRILEREEALGGIENMLEPVYTPSIKRFEELPHTADKAIKVYGSTLEDIFVNAAFGMFSLMVDPQEIKVEVTRELELSSFDTESLLVKWLNELLYLHEIEGELYRDFEIVYLDEKSLKARVWGGKGYPTKAKVKAATYHHLEIRDVGKGYEATVVFDT; this is encoded by the coding sequence ATGCAGCTGATAGATAACTTCTCCCAGGCTTACATAAACATAGAAAGTTTCATAACCATTGGAGCCTTTGATGGGGTGCATCGGGGTCACCAGCACCTTATTCGCACTTTGGTCAGAGAGGCTCATGAGAAAGGCTTCCTGGCTGGGCTTGTAACCTTTCATCCTCACCCATCCGTAGTGCTTAACCCATCAAACCCCACTCGTTACCTGACAACTCCTGGGGAAAAGGTTTCAATTTTAGAGAAGATGGATTTGGACCTGGTTGCAATCTTGCCCTTTGATGAAAAGATGGCCAGAACACCAGCCCGTGAGTTTATAGGACTCCTCTGTAAACACCTGAACTTGAAAGAACTATGGGTGGGGGCTGATTTTGCCCTGGGCTTCCGGCGGGAAGGAAATGTAGAGGTTTTAAAAGAACTCGGCCGAGAGATGGGATTTATGGTGCGAGTGGTAGAGCCCCTCTATTTTAAGGGTGAAATCATATCCAGCACCCGTATCCGTAAGCTCATAGCCCTGGGAGAAGTTCGGGAAGCTGCCCAGCTGCTTGGCCGGTATTACAGCCTTGCTGGAGAAGTAGTTAGAGGCGAAGGCCGCGGCCGAAGCCTCGGTTTCCCCACCGCCAACCTGGAGGTAAGGCCCGAAAGGGTCATCCCAGCTGATGGAGTCTATGTGACCTACGTCCGGGTGGGGCGGGATAGGCTCTGGGGGGTTACCAACGTGGGCATAAGACCTACCTTTGACGGAGGGAAGCGTCTGGTGGAAACTTATATCCTGAATTTTGAGGGCGACCTTTACGGCTACGACCTGGTGGTTGAGTTTGTGGAGAGGCTGAGGCCAGAGATGAAATTTCCCTCCGTAGAAGAACTTACGCGGCAAATCCGAGAGGATGTGGAAAAAGCTTTGAGAATTCTCGAAAGAGAGGAAGCCCTGGGAGGTATAGAGAACATGCTGGAGCCAGTATATACTCCTTCCATCAAACGGTTTGAAGAACTCCCCCATACGGCCGATAAGGCGATAAAAGTTTACGGCAGCACCTTGGAAGATATTTTCGTCAATGCTGCTTTTGGTATGTTCAGCCTTATGGTTGACCCGCAAGAGATAAAAGTTGAAGTAACGCGGGAGCTGGAACTTTCCTCCTTTGATACAGAATCACTCCTGGTTAAATGGCTCAACGAGCTCCTTTACCTTCACGAAATTGAGGGGGAGCTTTACCGGGACTTTGAAATTGTTTACCTGGACGAGAAATCCCTCAAAGCCAGGGTCTGGGGGGGGAAAGGCTATCCTACCAAAGCCAAAGTTAAAGCCGCCACCTACCATCACCTTGAAATAAGGGACGTAGGTAAAGGCTATGAAGCCACAGTGGTTTTTGACACTTAG